One segment of Fimbriiglobus ruber DNA contains the following:
- a CDS encoding YcxB family protein has product MFTGSSRILMASDSDATNPISVSLTPTFPEYLRINWWVTWRRFRLLVPFAVLMLIGFAFIPMLVGGPETPADQYVRLAPALILPAIVFLLLPITIYLSVRRRWKTAPELREPRTYTINNDGLRVVGVSFEGFTAWSNIVSAERVGSQILLGNRQQQFFLIPDRAMESDELWLRFCQLVSTKVSGSRLKAGRRSRHR; this is encoded by the coding sequence TTGTTCACCGGCTCCTCAAGGATTCTTATGGCTTCCGATTCCGATGCCACGAACCCGATCTCGGTGAGCTTAACCCCGACATTCCCGGAATACCTACGAATTAATTGGTGGGTCACCTGGCGGCGGTTCCGGTTGCTCGTACCGTTCGCGGTATTGATGTTGATCGGGTTCGCGTTCATCCCAATGTTAGTTGGCGGACCCGAGACGCCGGCGGACCAATACGTCCGTCTTGCCCCGGCACTGATTCTGCCGGCGATCGTTTTCCTGTTGTTACCAATCACCATCTACCTGAGCGTTAGGAGGCGCTGGAAGACGGCACCGGAACTTCGGGAACCAAGAACGTACACCATCAACAACGACGGGCTTCGGGTGGTCGGGGTATCGTTTGAGGGTTTCACAGCGTGGTCAAACATCGTCAGCGCCGAGCGGGTAGGCAGCCAGATCTTGTTGGGTAACAGACAACAGCAATTTTTCTTGATACCCGACAGAGCAATGGAATCCGACGAACTTTGGCTTCGGTTCTGCCAGTTGGTTTCGACAAAGGTGAGTGGGAGTCGACTAAAAGCCGGGCGCCGAAGTCGTCACCGATGA
- a CDS encoding type II secretion system F family protein, which produces MRKPSHSLPKWLRWPVRRSNQVLFAEALSQLLSAGVELTRALQAAGEANPSSRFRAALLRMNYLCQTGKSLADSLSQTNVRVAGGLLTALEVGEERGCLAEQLAAFARWHDPQAGARLAAEVGRSPGAARFAAALATLLSDRRLTVSLVEDAGRLAGGGNRFNQTIGRLATSVRNGVTFTDALAREKATFDPLFCLMVKTPEHRSELRAVLARLGEDVPLPAPRWVRKAVLLFLWVYVVCIITLLIYGCLKELEWVD; this is translated from the coding sequence GTGCGAAAACCTTCTCATTCCCTGCCGAAGTGGCTCCGGTGGCCGGTCCGCCGGTCCAATCAGGTTCTCTTCGCGGAAGCCCTGAGCCAGCTGTTGTCGGCCGGGGTGGAGCTGACGCGAGCCTTGCAAGCGGCCGGGGAAGCGAACCCGAGTTCCCGGTTCCGGGCCGCCCTGCTACGAATGAATTACCTCTGCCAGACGGGGAAAAGCCTGGCGGATAGCCTGTCCCAGACCAACGTCCGCGTGGCGGGCGGGCTGCTGACAGCCCTGGAAGTCGGAGAAGAGCGGGGATGTCTGGCCGAGCAGTTGGCCGCGTTCGCCCGCTGGCACGACCCGCAGGCCGGTGCGCGGCTGGCCGCGGAGGTTGGTCGATCGCCCGGGGCAGCGCGGTTCGCGGCGGCGCTGGCCACCTTGCTGTCGGACCGTCGGTTGACGGTATCCCTGGTGGAAGACGCCGGCCGTCTGGCGGGCGGTGGCAATCGATTCAATCAGACGATCGGGCGGCTCGCCACGTCCGTGCGAAACGGCGTCACGTTCACGGACGCCCTGGCGAGGGAAAAGGCCACGTTCGACCCGCTGTTCTGCCTCATGGTGAAGACTCCGGAGCACAGGAGCGAACTGCGCGCTGTCCTCGCGCGGCTGGGCGAAGACGTCCCGCTCCCGGCCCCAAGGTGGGTGCGCAAGGCGGTGCTTCTGTTCCTCTGGGTGTATGTCGTGTGCATCATAACCCTACTGATTTACGGCTGTCTGAAAGAACTCGAATGGGTCGATTGA
- a CDS encoding restriction endonuclease, which translates to MPTSEEYEAKIQPLGWPELRLLWNQIKDRDTPGWDAGKAFEYLVLRAFQIDGAVVRWPYGVSLYGMAEVVEEIDGSVRVGGLYSLVESKDEDGNIAIAPIAKLRNQLLRRPAGTFGMVFSSRGFTEPAIQLAHFALPQSILLWTGTQVEYALDNRNICTLCEQKYRMCVDYGLLDFDVTTGAIA; encoded by the coding sequence ATGCCGACCAGTGAAGAGTACGAAGCGAAGATTCAACCCCTCGGTTGGCCCGAGCTTCGGCTGTTGTGGAATCAGATCAAGGACCGGGACACTCCTGGTTGGGACGCGGGAAAGGCGTTCGAGTACCTCGTACTGCGCGCTTTCCAAATCGATGGTGCCGTGGTTCGATGGCCATACGGAGTGTCCCTGTACGGAATGGCTGAGGTCGTAGAGGAGATTGACGGCTCGGTGCGAGTGGGTGGGTTGTACAGCCTCGTCGAGAGCAAGGACGAAGACGGTAACATCGCCATCGCGCCGATCGCAAAATTGCGGAACCAACTGTTGCGTCGGCCCGCCGGGACATTCGGGATGGTTTTCAGTTCGCGTGGGTTTACCGAGCCGGCGATCCAACTCGCCCACTTTGCGTTACCTCAATCCATCCTGCTTTGGACCGGAACGCAGGTAGAGTACGCCTTGGACAACCGCAACATCTGCACGCTCTGCGAGCAAAAATACCGCATGTGTGTGGACTACGGCTTGCTCGATTTCGATGTCACGACGGGGGCGATCGCGTGA
- a CDS encoding addiction module protein, with product MASLMQELGVDRLSREQRITLVQEIWDTIAAESTQPLLTEAQRRELKRRVADDDANPGDGVPWEQVKAQTLARLKP from the coding sequence ATGGCGTCGCTCATGCAGGAACTCGGGGTCGACCGACTCAGTCGCGAGCAACGCATCACGCTCGTCCAGGAAATTTGGGATACTATCGCGGCCGAGTCGACCCAACCCTTACTGACCGAGGCACAGCGCCGCGAACTGAAACGCCGGGTCGCGGACGACGACGCCAACCCAGGCGACGGCGTTCCCTGGGAACAGGTCAAAGCACAGACGCTGGCTCGGCTGAAACCGTGA